The following are encoded together in the Anopheles nili chromosome 3, idAnoNiliSN_F5_01, whole genome shotgun sequence genome:
- the LOC128722818 gene encoding very long-chain specific acyl-CoA dehydrogenase, mitochondrial-like yields the protein MLHLRSFSASFLIRWAQPNVVAVQKQRLFFTGSGNLARVATPTKDERPPVNRSFLMNLFGGKLQTAELFPYPEPLDDEQKEYARALVDPVHKFFTEVNDAVRNDDTSNVDKRTIDSLWDLGLLSVYVPPELGGLGLCNVQSVLMAEISGGYDLSLSLAIGAHKSIGTKGILLFGTEQQKQKYLPMLSTGRVFGAFALTEPGSGSDAASIKSKAVLSPCGKHYTLNGSKLWISGGGLADIFTTFAQVEVTDEQTGEKRNKMTAFIVERGFGGVTTGPPEDKMGLKCSVTNELFFDDVKVPVENQLGEIGGGFKIAVNILNSGRYGLGAMLSGTMKTCIEKAADHVSNRVQFKRKLIEFENVQEKLAMMATYHYVAQSLTYMVSGNMDQGSVDFHLEAAVSKVFCTEATWYVCDEAIQLLGGNGFMKASGLERFLRDIRVFRIFEGANDVLRMFIALTGIQYASKDLRELQKALKNPLGNLGLVLTEGSKRAGRTVGIGGTDLRSFVPAELHEAAKQCAESMDIFSKTVESLMRTHGKAITERQFQLARLADCAIDVYSMATVLSRSARAIKTGLPSAEQELLMTQIWCKEASDRVHRNVNRIHSESFTANYQRMATIAKTISHRRGVLFTNPIEVD from the exons ATGTTGCACCTTCGAAGTTTCTCCGCATCGTTCTTGATCCGTTGGGCCCAGCCAAATGTGGTCGCAGTTCAAAAACAACGGCTGTTCTTTACCGGAAGTGGAAATTTGGCGAGAGTTGCCACACCCACGAAGGATGAGCGTCCGCCCGTGAATCGATCCTTCCTGATGAACCTTTTTGGTGGTAAGCTTCAAACGGCCGAGCTGTTTCCTTACCCAGAACCGCTGGATGACGAGCAGAAGGAGTACGCCAGAGCCCTTGTTGATCCTGTGCATAAGTTTTTCACG GAAGTGAACGATGCAGTCCGCAACGATGATACGAGTAACGTGGACAAGCGAACGATCGATTCGTTGTGGGACCTTGGACTGCTGTCCGTCTACGTGCCACCGGAACTCGGTGGACTTGGTCTTTGCAACGTTCAGTCTGTGTTAATGGCCGAGATCAGTGGAGGATACGACCTTTCGCTTAGTCTGGCTATCGGAGCACACAAGAGCATCGGCACGAAAGGGATCCTTCTGTTCGGAACTgagcagcaaaagcagaaaTACCTCCCGATGTTGAGTACCGGACGAGTTTTCGGTGCGTTCGCTTTGACGGAGCCTGGTAGTGGGTCGGATGCGGCCTCGATAAAATCGAAAGCCGTTCTGAGTCCTTGCGGAAAGCATTACACCCTGAACGGTTCAAAACTCTGGATCTCTGGAGGTGGATTGGCGGATATATTCACGACTTTCGCGCAGGTGGAAGTGACGGACGAGCAAACCGGTGAAAAGCGCAACAAAATGACGGCTTTTATTGTGGAACGTGGTTTCGGGGGCGTTACTACAGGACCTCCGGAGGACAAGATGGGTCTGAAGTGCTCGGTTACGAACGAACTGTTCTTCGATGACGTTAAAGTGCCCGTGGAAAATCAGCTGGGTGAGATAGGAGGTGGGTTTAAAATCGCCGTCAACATCCTTAATTCGGGACGTTATGGTTTGGGGGCAATGTTATCGGGAACGATGAAAACGTGTATCGAGAAGGCGGCTGATCACGTGAGCAATCGTGTACAGTTCAAACGTAAGTTGATCGAGTTTGAGAACGTGCAGGAAAAACTCGCCATGATGGCGACCTACCATTATGTGGCCCAAAGTCTCACGTACATGGTGTCTGGAAACATGGACCAGGGTTCAGTGGATTTTCATCTGGAAGCGGCTGTAAGTAAGGTTTTCTGCACTGAAGCAACCTGGTACGTGTGTGATGAAGCCATTCAACTGCTAGGTGGCAATGGTTTCATGAAAGCCAGCGGACTGGAGCGATTCCTGCGGGATATACGCGTGTTTCGAATTTTCGAGGGAGCCAATGACGTTCTGAGGATGTTTATCGCACTGACGGGCATCCAATACGCCAGCAAGGACCTTCGCGAACTTCAGAAAGCATTGAAAAACCCGCTGGGAAATCTGGGTCTTGTCCTGACGGAAGGATCAAAGCGTGCTGGACGCACGGTTGGAATTGGAGGAACGGATTTACGATCGTTCGTTCCAGCGGAGCTACACGAAGCAGCGAAACAGTGTGCTGAG AGCATGGACATATTCAGCAAAACAGTTGAATCTCTAATGCGTACTCACGGGAAAGCCATCACAGAGCGGCAATTCCAGCTCGCCCGGCTCGCCGATTGTGCCATCGATGTCTACTCAATGGCAACTGTTCTTTCCAGGTCGGCTCGTGCCATCAAAACAGGACTTCCGTCAGCGGAACAGGAACTGTTGATGACGCAAATCTGGTGCAAGGAAGCGAGCGATCGCGTCCACCGAAACGTTAACCGCATTCACTCGGAATCCTTCACGGCAAACTATCAGCGAATGGCAACGATAGCAAAAACTATTTCCCATCGTCGGGGGGTGCTATTCACAAACCCGATAGAAGTAGATTAA